Proteins encoded within one genomic window of Cucumis sativus cultivar 9930 chromosome 3, Cucumber_9930_V3, whole genome shotgun sequence:
- the LOC101212938 gene encoding pentatricopeptide repeat-containing protein At3g53360, mitochondrial, which translates to MAFIRTFSSIYFLTLASDAIVFFNPFSPTSSIKNFKPQLHLALSHIRLNTQLAFSPCPLTVHYPHDDKIISLCKKNLHREALKAFDIFQKCSSSPLKSVTYTHLINACSSLRSLEHGRKIHRHMLTCNYQPDMILQNHILSMYGKCGSLKEARNMFDSMPLKNVVSWTSMISGYSRYGEEDNAITLYVQMLRSGHIPDHFTFGSIVKSCSGLDDFKLARQLHAHVLKSEFGADLIAQNALISMYTKFSQMADAINVFSRIIIKDLISWGSMIAGFSQLGYELEALCHFREMLSQSVYQPNEFVFGSAFSACSKLLEPDCGRQIHGLCIKFGLGSDLFAGCSLCDMYAKCGFLESARTVFYHIEKPDLVAWNAIIAGFASVSNAKESSSFFSQMRHTGLVPNDVTVLSLLCACSEPVMLNHGIQVHSYIVKMGFNLDIPVCNSLLSMYSKCSNLNDALQVFEDIGNKADIVSWNTLLTACLQQNQAGEVLRLTKLMFASRIKPDHVTLTNVLVSSGQIASYEVGSQIHCFIMKSGLNLDISVSNALINMYTKCGSLECARKMFDSIGNPDIISWSSLIVGYAQAGCGKEAFELFRTMRGLGVKPNEITFVGILTACSHIGMVEEGLKLYRTMQEDYRISPTKEHCSCMVDLLARAGCLDVAEDFIKQMPFVPDVVVWKTLLAACKVHGNLEVGKRAAENVLKIDPSNSAAVVMLCNIHASSGHWKDFARLRSSMRRMDVGKVPGQSWIEIKDKVHVFLAEDNLHPERGKIYTMLEELMLQILDDGCDPLQMVS; encoded by the coding sequence ATGGCATTTATAAGAACCTTCagttctatatattttttaactttagcGTCAGATgctattgttttcttcaacCCTTTTAGTCCAACTTCGTCAATAAAGAACTTCAAACCTCAACTGCATTTAGCACTCTCCCATATTCGACTCAATACCCAGCTTGCCTTTTCTCCCTGCCCCCTTACTGTACATTATCCTCATGATGATAAGATAATCTCTCTCTGCAAGAAAAACTTGCACAGAGAAGCTCTTAAAGCATTTGACATCTTTCAAAAGTGTTCAAGTTCTCCATTGAAGTCTGTCACCTATACCCATCTAATCAACGCATGCTCTTCTCTAAGATCCCTAGAGCATGGCAGGAAAATTCATCGCCATATGTTGACATGCAACTACCAGCCTGATATGATACTTCAGAATCATATTCTTAGTATGTATGGAAAATGTGGGTCTTTGAAGGAAGCAAGAAATATGTTTGATTCAATGCCTCTGAAGAATGTAGTATCTTGGACCTCCATGATATCTGGGTACTCACGTTATGGTGAAGAGGATAATGCCATTACATTGTATGTTCAAATGTTACGATCGGGACACATTCCTGATCACTTTACATTTGGAAGTATTGTAAAATCTTGCTCTGGACTTGATGACTTTAAGTTAGCAAGGCAACTGCATGCTCACGTTCTGAAGTCTGAATTTGGCGCTGACCTAATTGCACAGAATGCTCTAATCTCAATGTATACCAAGTTCAGTCAAATGGCTGATGCAATAAATGTCTTCTCTCGTATTATTATAAAGGATCTAATTTCCTGGGGCTCAATGATTGCAGGGTTTTCTCAGCTTGGCTATGAGCTTGAAGCTTTATGTCATTTTAGGGAAATGCTTTCTCAGTCTGTCTATCAGCCAAATGAGTTTGTCTTCGGTAGCGCCTTCAGTGCTTGTAGCAAGCTCTTAGAACCAGATTGTGGACGCCAAATACATGGCTTGTGTATAAAATTTGGGTTAGGAAGTGATCTTTTTGCTGGATGCTCCCTTTGTGACATGTATGCGAAGTGTGGGTTTTTAGAATCTGCAAGAACAGTATTTTATCATATTGAAAAGCCTGATCTAGTAGCCTGGAATGCTATTATTGCCGGATTTGCTAGTGTCAGTAATGCAAAGGAATCCTCGTCATTCTTTTCACAAATGAGGCATACAGGACTTGTTCCAAATGATGTCACTGTTCTCTCTTTACTTTGTGCTTGTTCGGAGCCTGTGATGCTTAATCATGGAATACAGGTTCACTCCTACATTGTCAAGATGGGTTTCAATTTAGATATTCCTGTGTGTAACAGTTTGCTCAGCATGTATTCGAAGTGctcaaatttgaatgatgcacTTCAAGTATTTGAAGATATAGGAAACAAAGCTGATATAGTTTCTTGGAACACCTTGCTTACAGCATGTCTCCAGCAGAACCAAGCTGGAGAGGTTTTAAGATTAACAAAGCTAATGTTTGCTTCTCGCATTAAGCCTGACCATGTTACTTTAACTAATGTGTTGGTGTCCTCTGGACAAATAGCATCTTATGAAGTGGGAAGTCAAATTCATTGTTTTATCATGAAATCAGGACTGAATCTTGATATTTCTGTTTCTAATGCGTTAATCAACATGTATACGAAGTGTGGATCCCTTGAATGTGCTCGAAAGATGTTTGATTCCATTGGCAATCCTGATATCATTTCATGGAGTAGCTTGATTGTTGGATATGCACAAGCTGGATGCGGCAAGGAGGCTTTTGAGCTTTTCAGAACCATGAGAGGCCTCGGTGTAAAGCCAAATGAAATTACATTTGTAGGAATTCTTACTGCTTGTAGTCATATTGGAATGGTAGAAGAAGGTTTGAAGTTATACAGGACAATGCAAGAGGATTATCGCATTTCACCAACCAAAGAACACTGTTCATGTATGGTCGACTTGCTCGCTCGTGCTGGATGCTTGGATGTAGCAGAGGACTTCATTAAGCAGATGCCTTTCGTTCCTGATGTTGTAGTCTGGAAGACTCTGCTAGCAGCATGTAAAGTCCATGGCAATCTTGAGGTTGGCAAGAGGGCTGCAGAGAATGTATTAAAAATTGATCCATCAAACTCCGCCGCAGTCGTAATGCTTTGTAACATACATGCTTCTTCCGGGCATTGGAAAGATTTCGCTCGACTTAGGAGTTCAATGAGACGAATGGATGTGGGCAAAGTTCCAGGTCAGAGCTGGATTGAGATCAAGGATAAAGTTCATGTGTTTCTTGCAGAAGATAACTTGCATCCTGAGAGAGGTAAAATTTACACGATGCTGGAAGAGTTGATGTTGCAAATTTTAGATGATGGTTGTGATCCATTACAGATGGTGTCTTGA